TCATTATAACCGGTCCAACGCAAGGAGGTGGCATGCTCGACTACTTCGACGTGGAGTCGGACGTGTCCGCAGAGGAACGGATGATCCGGGACACGGCCTGCGAGTTCGTCGACGAGAACGTACGCCCCGACATCGGCGAGCACTGGATCGAGGGCACCTTCCCCAAAGACCTGATCCCCGAGATGGGCGAGATGGGCTTTTACGCCCCGAATCTGGAGGGCTACGGCTCGCCCAACGTCTCGGAGACGGCGTATGGACTCCTGATGCAGGAACTGGAAGCCTGCGACTCGGGCCTGCGCTCGATGGCGTCCGTGCAGGGCGCGCTCGTCATGTACCCCATCCACGCCTACGGTTCGGAGGAACAGAAAGAGGAGTGGCTCCCCAAACTCGGTTCCGGCGAAGCGGTCGGCTGCTTCGGCCTCACAGAGCCCGAACACGGCTCGAACCCCACCGCCATGGAGACCCGTGCCGAGGAAGCCGACGGCGGCTATCTCCTGAACGGGTCGAAGACGTGGATCACGAACTCACCGATTTCGGACGTGGCGATCGTCTGGGCGCGTGACCGTACCGACCCCGATACGCCGGTCCGGGGCTTTTTGGTCGAAACTGACCGCGACGGCGTCTCCACGAACAAGATCTCCGAGAAGCTTTCGCTGCGGGCCTCTATCACGGGCGAGATCGGCCTGAACGACGTCTTCGTGCC
Above is a genomic segment from Halorientalis sp. LT38 containing:
- a CDS encoding acyl-CoA dehydrogenase family protein gives rise to the protein MLDYFDVESDVSAEERMIRDTACEFVDENVRPDIGEHWIEGTFPKDLIPEMGEMGFYAPNLEGYGSPNVSETAYGLLMQELEACDSGLRSMASVQGALVMYPIHAYGSEEQKEEWLPKLGSGEAVGCFGLTEPEHGSNPTAMETRAEEADGGYLLNGSKTWITNSPISDVAIVWARDRTDPDTPVRGFLVETDRDGVSTNKISEKLSLRASITGEIGLNDVFVPEENLLPGAEGMGGPLGCLTQARYGIAWGAIGAARDCFETARQYAKDRDQFGGPIGRFQLQQQKLAEMATQITLAQLLAHRLADLKERGEMRPQHVSMAKRNNVRMARDESRIAREMLGGNGITADYSPMRHMANLETVYTYEGTHDIHTLILGEDLTGLAAYQ